TGTACGGTCGCATTGACTTCTATCCCTTCTGTCTGGGCAGTTCCGATATTTTCGATGAGGAATGCACTGGAGCTGTACTGAATAAGGTCATTGTAGTGTTGCCAGAAATAGGAGGCGCCGATCATAAGCTTCTTTTCAAACAGATCTTTTTCTACACCGGCGTCAAAACCGGTGCTTTTTTCCGGTTTCAGGTCAGGATTGCCGATATAGGGATCATAAAGCTCGCTCAAGGCCGGCGCCCGGAACCCGGAGCCTAAATTTGCCTTGAATCGCATCTCGATCTGTTTAAGATCATAGAGCGCGCCGATTCGGTAGGTATCGGCTACGCCGAAAATGGAATGTTCGTCATGGCGACCTCCGGCATTGATAATCAGAGTGTCATCGATCAGGCCAAGTTTGCCATTCAGATACGCTGCCTTATTATAAATCGACTGATCGAAGGACCCGTCACTTACACTTGCCTCAACGCGGTAGACGAATCCGCCTGTGAGGGTAAGAGGATGCAGATGAAGCGTATGCTGCCAGTCAAAAAGTTCAGTTTTTGACTTGATCCGGTAGCTATTGTAGGAAGCGACCGGATCCGTGGCATCGAGGTCATCCCAAAGCGTGGAGAGTGTCAACCTCTGTTCGTATTTTTCCCAGAGAAAAACTCTTCCGGTGATTGCCGCAAGCCAGGTTTCATGATTCTGGACAAAGTTCAGGGTATCCACCGGCTCGAATTGACTGTTATAGTTGTCGATATTTACTTTATCCTTCCCGTATCTGAAGTTGAGTTCGACTGACGAGCTGTCTGACGGGTTGACGCCAAGGCGTGCAGACGCAGACGTATTGGTATCACCGTTTGCCACCGAGCCGTTTTTGGCAACGGGGATTCCGTCTGTCTTAAAGTAAGTTGTCGTCAAGCGGTAATTTGTTTTCTCCGTTCCCCCGGAAACAGATCCTGCAGCTTTATAAGTGGAAAAAGAGCCTCCTTCAAGGCTCAAATCGCCCTTTAGCGGGCCTGCTCCTTTTTTGGTAATGATATTGACCACACCGGCCATCGCTTCGGAACCATAGAGCGTGCTTTGAGGACCTTTAATGATCTCGATTCGTTCAACATCGGAAGTCAGCAAACTGGAAAGATCTGTCGTGCCGACGGAAGGACTGTTTAATTTGATGCCGTCAACCAGCACCAAAACCTGACTACTTGCGCCGCCACGCAAGAGGAGCGTTGCGACGGTACCAGGCCCTCCGTTTTGAACCACCTGTAAATCGGGCTGAAGTCTCAGGAGATCCACAACGAAAGGAACCCCTTTTTTCTCGATGTCGGAGTGAGTGATGACGGTTACGTCCTGAGGGGTACGCTCAAGAGATTCTTCCAGGCGGGAAGCGGTGACCACGACTTCCGGAAGATCCACATCAGATTGTTCGGCAAAAGCCGGGGATGACAGCAGCAGTGCAAGAAACAGCTTTATAATAATCTTCTTCATGACATTCCTCCCTCGAAGTTGAGAACGGAGCGGTCTTCCGGCTCAGGGCCACCTATTTGCCCACCTTCCCAGGATTTCTCCCAGTGGTTTTTCACCTTGCGGTGACGGGCTTTCGTTCCCTTTACGGCTGCGGGGCAGCGGGGGATTTTCACCCCTCTTCCTCACTTCCATTCGGTTTATTAAATGCGTGCGATGATAGTCTTATTTTTTCATTCCTGAATCCGTATAGATCCTCCTTTTTTTGATGTGACGTCTGATTGATTCATATCGTGTTCCATATTCTTGTCATTTTATTGCTTCAGATTAAAATTTATCGGAATCTCTACCCAGGCGGAAACGGGTTCCGATCCTTTCCGTGCGGGAATAAAGGACCAATTCCGGACCGCGTTTAAGGCCGCATCGTTTAAAAGGGAAGAGCCTGAAGAAACTTTCAGTTCGATCTGTTCAGGCATTCCCAACGGATTGATCAGAGCGCGCAGGCGAACGGTTCCCTCGATATTCATTCTTCGGGCAACAGGAGGGTAAGACGGGGGTCTATTATTCAAATAGACTGCATGATATTCCGGCAAAACAATTTCTGTTTCTGCAGGAGCCGAAGCGATCGAGGTTTTTTCAAACGAAACACCTTCTTGTAAAGCTTCTTCCTGGCGGGGAACGATTGTAACCGGGAATTCATCGATTTTCTGTTGGATTTCTGAAACAGGGGTTAATGTAGGGTGAACATCGGACTGGACTGGTTTAATTTCTGTGTCAGTGGATCGAGTTCTTTTCAATTGCCGCGCAGGTGGCGGAAACGGAGGAGAAAGGGATACCCAAGTCACTTCGAGGGGCCGGATTGTTTGAGGAGTGTTTTTATGGTTGGCACCCAAGATAAGAAACAGTGCCACAGTCCCATGAAGGGTCAATGTTGCGATCGTCGCAACCCATAATTCGCGTGAACGGGGTCTCTTTTTCTCTGACTCACTGACTTCAGTCTGTTCAGCAACAGGAATTTCTGATTGGGTTAATCCAGATCGAAAAAAATTGAACGCCTCATTCATTGGCATAAAAAACCCCCCACAGTTCCTTAACCGTGAGGGTTGCACCCTGCTTCTTCACCCTACCACAAAATTGGAGACTTGACCTGCTCATTCTCGGAGCGGTAAATGTCCTATCTTCAGGCAGGTCTTCTGACTTTCGGATCGTCCTACTTCCCCGCCTTCCCATCCGACTTTCGAACAGTGGCAAAATCGGCCTTTCGGCCTCAGGGGGTTCGTACCCGGTTACAGCGGCGGGACCGTCCCGGATTTTCACCGGATTCCCTTTTCAATTCCAAAAATGGAATACCTGAAAGATAGCTCACTCTAATTTAACTGAGTTCCGGTGTCAACAACATTTCATTTTAATCTGAAGAAGAGTCACACTATTTTCTATTTTGGAAAAGGGCAAAAGAGGATTAGCCGCCGGTTTGAAATACCTTGAAAGCAGCCGTTTTTAATACAGTAGAGAGAAAATTCCGGTAAGGGCGCTTTCCGCCCAAGACGTCGACATACATCTGGATGACGCCGGGATGTTTAAGGGTTAGATCAAAAAATGTTTTTGGAAATCGATAGACCAGCGAGGCAAGTCTCGAAGCTCCTCTGAATTCAGGGTAGAACTCTCTCTCGATCTCGTCCTGATATTCGCAGGTGGGTGCTCCTGAATCGATAAAACGCTTTGAAAACTTTCCGGCAATCTGACCGCTCCTCATGGCGAAATATATTCCTTCTCCCAGAAAGGGATCGACGAGATGCCCCGCGTCACCCGCCAGGAGAAGACGTTTGGAAGCCAGTTTTATTTTCCGGCCGGTAAAGATGGGAATCGGGAATCCGCTCTCTTTCATTGGGGAAGGGAGATCTGTAAAGAGGGATTTAATATAATTCCGATACGGACGCTTTACCGGAACCCGGCCTCTCATACCGGCAACTCCGATTGAAAGCAAACCTTTTTTTGGAAAGATCCAGCCATATCCCGACGGGGCATGACCGACTTCAATGGAAATCGCCGATTGATCTGTATCAGAGAGAGATTTAAATTCCCCTTCTAATCCAGGGGCGGATTTTAAATTCAGCCGGGAATTTAAGAGGCGGTTGGTGATTCCCAGCGCGCCGTCCGACCCGATCGCGAGTCTTCCCTCGTAGGAACCGCAATGGGAATGAACCACAATCGTTTCTTTTCGCTCTTCGATTTGAAGTGCGGATTCTCCTGTTTGCAACCGAACCCCTGCTCGAACCGCCCGCTGAACGAGCCAATGATCAAACGTTTCTCTCATGACCATGAAGGCAATCGGCATTTGAAACTGAAAATCTCTCTTTTTTGAAAGATAACTCAGCCGGAGTGTGGACACGCTCTGTTCCAGAAATGACTCATAACCGACTGGCAGGAGCTTCTCAATTTTCGGGGAGAGCCCTCCTCCGCAAGTCTTATATCGGGGGAAATGGTCTTTGTCCAGGCCCAGGACGTTCATTCCCCGGGAGGCTGCTTCGAATGCCGCAGTAGATCCGGCGGGTCCCATGCCGATCACGATCAGATCATACATCATATGAAAGCGGGTTAATTTGTTTAGTTGTTGAATTGTTGAATTGGAAACAATCTTTTGTTTTCTGCCTGGACAATTTTACCGGGAGATTACTTTCCCGGATTCCAGCCGATATGATATCGCGTTAAGAGCGACGTTAACAGGGTGAAGGAATTTGAAGTGATGAGCACTCCCAGGAAGATCATAAAGATTCCGCTGATGATATTGATGTATTTCATATAGGGGACAAGTTTCTTGTAGGTCGCCAGAATCGAATTAAAACCGAAAGAGAGAATAAATAAAGGAATTCCGATCCCCAAGGAGTACGCCGAAAGCAAAAAGACGCCGTTCCATACAGAATCTGAGGTACTCGCATAGAGCAAGATCGTTCCCAGTATGGGTCCCACACAGGGGGTCCAGCCGGAGGCAAATGCGACTCCAACGATAAATGAGCCGGCAAGGCCCGCGGGCTTGTCTTGAAGGTGGATTCTTCTGTCGGACATCAAAAATGCAAGTTTAAGGATTCCCATGATATAGAAACCAAAGAAAATAACAATGATGCCGCTGATTTTTCGAATGATACCCTGGTAGGTGTGGAGAAATTGCCCAAGCGTGGTCGCTGTGGCCCCAAAAAGGATAAATACGAAAGAAAATCCTCCGATAAACATCAGGGAGTTCTTGATGATCATCCATTTGATGATTTCAGGCGATTCGGATTCGTCCGTCAGATCGTCAAATGAGAGGCCGGTGATATAACAGAGATAGGACGGGACAACAGGCAGGACGCAGGGAGAAATGAAAGAAAATAAGCCGGCGGTAAAAGCCATGAAATAAGAGACAGTCGAAGTCATCAGCTCGGGGATCGAATAAGCTGAGCCAAAAGATTCTTTTGTTTAGGATCGGCCCAGTCAATCGCTCCAAAAAAACGGTTGGTAATCATGCCGCTTCGATCGACCACAATACTGGTGGGAATCGAGGTGACACCATATAAATCGTTTATTTTAAGAGTTTCGTCAATGAGAACGGGAAACGTAAACGCGTACTCGTGGACAAAAGGTTTAACACTCGACAAGCCATCTTCGTCGGTCGATACCGCCAGAATTTCAAAATCCCTTCGATCGAAATTCCGATAAATCTCTTCCATCGAAGGCATTTCCGATCTACAGGGTCCGCACCAGGTTGCCCAAAAGTTGATCAGGACTATTTTCCCTCGAAGCGAGGCCAGCGTGACCGGCTCGCCTTTCACATTCTGAAGCAGGAAATCGGGCGCAATAAATCCCACTTTTGCCATCTGGGGAGGCTTGATTTCCGCCTGGGCTTTTGGCGCAGCTGGAGGTTGGGAACTGGACGCTGAACATCCCTGAAACAGCAGGATGATATAAAATAACGCAACCATTGTAGAGTGTCTGGCCATTAGTTTAATCCGCCATGAATAAACCGGCCGCTCGAGGAGATCACCTCGTCTTTAATGGCCTGAGAGATAAATTCATGGGCATTGATTTCGTCGGAAGCGAGGACCAATATTCTCTTCTCGTTGAAATGTCCAATACTCATGGGATAAGGAGAATTGCCAAGATCTCTGATTTGAACCTGGAGCCCTTCTTCCTGGAGAAGGTTCTTGATCTGTTCCGCTTCAAGGAGATCATAAGTTGCGTAAAGTTCAATCATTCGGTTGCCTGTCATGGCGGGTTCCTGCCGAATACCGGGGGTTAGTTGGCAGGAGTTTTCCCTGATCTTAAATTCTGCAGTGCCTGCTTTACAAATTCAGCGTCTTTTGAACCGGGAGGAAGATACTGGTAGGCCTCGGTCCAGACCTGGTCCGTTTCCATGTTTTTGCCAAGATTCAAAAGCGCGATACCCTTTGTCCAGAGAACGACGGGCTCCCTCGGCACGATCATCAAGGCAATATTCAGATGTTCAAGCGCCTCCTGATAGACAGCTGAATCGCCAGGCTTGGCACTCTTAAGCAGGACGTCTGCATAATTAAATTGTGCCACTTCATTTCGTCTGTCCAATTCCACCGCCTTCTTCCAGGCGTTTTTCGCATCATCCCACCGTTGCAGGGTCGCATAAGATCGACCCGCCATCATTTGCCCCTGAAGATCGTTCGGATTTTCTTTCAATTTCTTTTCGAGCCGGGCCACCATCTCAATGGGATTGACCGGGGGGACCATTTCGCCCGCTTCCCGCGTTCCTTCTTCATTCGACGCCTGTTGGGACCTCTGAATTTTACCATAGACCAGGGAACGGATTTCTGCCGTGCCGGCCACAAATAGAATTCCAATCAGGAATGAGAGAATCAGGCGATGCTCCACTTTCATCATTGCCGAAGAAGGTGCAGTACTCCCGATATCGGTCATCGCCACCTCTTTTATCTTCTTCCTTTCCAGCACTTCTAAAACAGTCAGAAGCTGGTGTTCAATAGAGGTTTTCAACCGGCGAAAATCTTCCGGAGAGTATTTTCCCTGAGCATGGTCCAGGTCAAGATCGGACAGAGTGGCAAGCAGAGTCTGTTTTTCTATTTTTAAATTCGTCTCGTCTTCTTCTTCGGACGCATGATTCCGGGTGACGGATTTTCGATCCTTTTTGATCCAGAATGGCATGATGAGGGCAATGACGACCGGTATGAGAAACAGGCCAGCGTAGATTAGAAACATGGATGAATCACCTTAAACAATTGAGTTCATTAATTTTTGAAAGTACGGATAGCCAGATCAATTTTCTTCTGATCCTCTTCGGTGAGGTCGGACATTTTTTCTAAGGGAACGGCTAAAGTATCACGTGTCCACGATCTGATACTGACCAAGAGAATGATCGCTCCGATGAAGAGCAGAATAAAAGGTCCTCCCCAAAGCAGCCAATTCAGACCAATGGGTCTTGGTTTTAACAAAATAAAATCGCCATAGCGGCTGACAAAGTAGGCTCTGATCTGATTGGGAGACTCTCCCTGCTGGAGCCGTTCCCGGATGATCTCGCGCATCTGAAGCGCAAGTTCCGCGTTGGATTCCCAAACTGACTCGGACTGACAGACAGCACACCGAAGCGTTTTAGCCACCTCTTTGGTCTGAGCCTGCAGGTCATCTTCGGACAGCATCGTATTTCCTGTGCCGACCCAGGCAACCAAGAAGAAGGACGCGAGGAAAACGACTGTCAGAGGTCTCATTCTGTCCGGATTCATTGCGTCAGGATTTCTCTTTTAATAAGGGTTCGATCACTTCCCGGGTGAATTTAATATAAGTTTCTCCGACAAGAGGTCCAATCTCCTTATGTCGGATGATTCCGCTTTGATCGATCACAAATGTTTCAGGTACCCCATAAACACCGTAATCGATGGAGATTCTTCCCTGGGTATCGATAATGTGTTGAAAATTGTTTCCATATTGCTGGAGATAATCTTTGGCCAGATCTTCCTTGTCCTGATAATCCACTCCCAAAAGAACAAATTGAGCGTTTTGTCCATATTGTCGATTCAGACTCTGAAGCGACTCATGTTCCAGTTTACATTCCTGACACCAGGAAGACCAAAAATTCAAAACCACCACTTTCCCCCTGAACTGGTCAAGCGTCACCCGCTCCTTCTTATAAAGATCCGGAGCTTCGAACCGGGGTGCGGGGGTGCCAACGAGGACCGGCGGAATAAATGACGGGTTCCCATAGAGCCCCTTATAAAAGAGAATCAGCAGTCCCAGAATTACGGAAAGGAGTACGATATGCCAAACGCGAAGCCCCCCAGAATTTTCGTTCATGGCTCGGGTGAAACCC
This is a stretch of genomic DNA from Nitrospirota bacterium. It encodes these proteins:
- a CDS encoding redoxin domain-containing protein, giving the protein MNENSGGLRVWHIVLLSVILGLLILFYKGLYGNPSFIPPVLVGTPAPRFEAPDLYKKERVTLDQFRGKVVVLNFWSSWCQECKLEHESLQSLNRQYGQNAQFVLLGVDYQDKEDLAKDYLQQYGNNFQHIIDTQGRISIDYGVYGVPETFVIDQSGIIRHKEIGPLVGETYIKFTREVIEPLLKEKS
- a CDS encoding cytochrome c biogenesis protein CcdA, whose translation is MTSTVSYFMAFTAGLFSFISPCVLPVVPSYLCYITGLSFDDLTDESESPEIIKWMIIKNSLMFIGGFSFVFILFGATATTLGQFLHTYQGIIRKISGIIVIFFGFYIMGILKLAFLMSDRRIHLQDKPAGLAGSFIVGVAFASGWTPCVGPILGTILLYASTSDSVWNGVFLLSAYSLGIGIPLFILSFGFNSILATYKKLVPYMKYINIISGIFMIFLGVLITSNSFTLLTSLLTRYHIGWNPGK
- a CDS encoding DUF2007 domain-containing protein, with product MTGNRMIELYATYDLLEAEQIKNLLQEEGLQVQIRDLGNSPYPMSIGHFNEKRILVLASDEINAHEFISQAIKDEVISSSGRFIHGGLN
- a CDS encoding geranylgeranyl reductase family protein; amino-acid sequence: MMYDLIVIGMGPAGSTAAFEAASRGMNVLGLDKDHFPRYKTCGGGLSPKIEKLLPVGYESFLEQSVSTLRLSYLSKKRDFQFQMPIAFMVMRETFDHWLVQRAVRAGVRLQTGESALQIEERKETIVVHSHCGSYEGRLAIGSDGALGITNRLLNSRLNLKSAPGLEGEFKSLSDTDQSAISIEVGHAPSGYGWIFPKKGLLSIGVAGMRGRVPVKRPYRNYIKSLFTDLPSPMKESGFPIPIFTGRKIKLASKRLLLAGDAGHLVDPFLGEGIYFAMRSGQIAGKFSKRFIDSGAPTCEYQDEIEREFYPEFRGASRLASLVYRFPKTFFDLTLKHPGVIQMYVDVLGGKRPYRNFLSTVLKTAAFKVFQTGG
- a CDS encoding TonB-dependent receptor yields the protein MKKIIIKLFLALLLSSPAFAEQSDVDLPEVVVTASRLEESLERTPQDVTVITHSDIEKKGVPFVVDLLRLQPDLQVVQNGGPGTVATLLLRGGASSQVLVLVDGIKLNSPSVGTTDLSSLLTSDVERIEIIKGPQSTLYGSEAMAGVVNIITKKGAGPLKGDLSLEGGSFSTYKAAGSVSGGTEKTNYRLTTTYFKTDGIPVAKNGSVANGDTNTSASARLGVNPSDSSSVELNFRYGKDKVNIDNYNSQFEPVDTLNFVQNHETWLAAITGRVFLWEKYEQRLTLSTLWDDLDATDPVASYNSYRIKSKTELFDWQHTLHLHPLTLTGGFVYRVEASVSDGSFDQSIYNKAAYLNGKLGLIDDTLIINAGGRHDEHSIFGVADTYRIGALYDLKQIEMRFKANLGSGFRAPALSELYDPYIGNPDLKPEKSTGFDAGVEKDLFEKKLMIGASYFWQHYNDLIQYSSSAFLIENIGTAQTEGIEVNATVQPVNNLKLNGAYTYLVAVNKDTDAFLTLRPRNKVTSSIEYIMANFTAVGEYLYVSGRNDSSLNRDLSAYSLVNLRGSYLLAKNLSLFARIDNLFNKSYEEIAAFGTPGISVYGGVKASF
- a CDS encoding energy transducer TonB, coding for MPMNEAFNFFRSGLTQSEIPVAEQTEVSESEKKRPRSRELWVATIATLTLHGTVALFLILGANHKNTPQTIRPLEVTWVSLSPPFPPPARQLKRTRSTDTEIKPVQSDVHPTLTPVSEIQQKIDEFPVTIVPRQEEALQEGVSFEKTSIASAPAETEIVLPEYHAVYLNNRPPSYPPVARRMNIEGTVRLRALINPLGMPEQIELKVSSGSSLLNDAALNAVRNWSFIPARKGSEPVSAWVEIPINFNLKQ
- a CDS encoding cytochrome c-type biogenesis protein CcmH → MRPLTVVFLASFFLVAWVGTGNTMLSEDDLQAQTKEVAKTLRCAVCQSESVWESNAELALQMREIIRERLQQGESPNQIRAYFVSRYGDFILLKPRPIGLNWLLWGGPFILLFIGAIILLVSIRSWTRDTLAVPLEKMSDLTEEDQKKIDLAIRTFKN
- a CDS encoding TlpA family protein disulfide reductase — encoded protein: MARHSTMVALFYIILLFQGCSASSSQPPAAPKAQAEIKPPQMAKVGFIAPDFLLQNVKGEPVTLASLRGKIVLINFWATWCGPCRSEMPSMEEIYRNFDRRDFEILAVSTDEDGLSSVKPFVHEYAFTFPVLIDETLKINDLYGVTSIPTSIVVDRSGMITNRFFGAIDWADPKQKNLLAQLIRSPS